A window of the Schlesneria paludicola DSM 18645 genome harbors these coding sequences:
- a CDS encoding ArsR/SmtB family transcription factor, whose protein sequence is MSQDTLSATFSALADPTRRAILARLSKGETSVTELAQPFKMSLPGISKHLKVLERAGLISRGRDAQWRPCQLQAGPLKDAAAWIGNYQKFWEERLDRLDDYLKDLQQKDQKVGRKKAT, encoded by the coding sequence ATGTCACAAGACACTCTCAGCGCGACGTTTTCTGCCTTGGCCGACCCAACTCGACGCGCGATTTTGGCGCGCCTTTCGAAGGGGGAAACGTCTGTGACGGAACTTGCTCAACCATTCAAAATGTCACTTCCCGGCATTTCGAAGCATCTGAAGGTGTTGGAACGCGCGGGCCTCATTTCACGGGGACGCGATGCGCAGTGGCGACCGTGCCAATTGCAGGCGGGACCACTCAAAGACGCAGCCGCATGGATTGGCAACTACCAGAAGTTCTGGGAAGAGCGTCTGGATCGGCTGGATGACTATCTGAAAGACCTTCAGCAAAAGGATCAGAAAGTTGGTAGAAAGAAAGCAACTTGA
- a CDS encoding tetratricopeptide repeat protein: MPINPDKVRARQIRAAEGYLALGMPDHALRELDAIADPSLDLFGIWIFRGEALRMKLEHRLALDAFRKAHLCSPTELTALMGMAWCFKRIDQLAQAIDTMKLAYQFHKMEPVVLYNLACYYALAGEKENALSWLGRSLRMDHDHKLLSQIPNESDFDLLRHDVDFQHLLELISSQKA; the protein is encoded by the coding sequence ATGCCGATCAATCCCGACAAAGTTCGTGCGCGTCAGATCAGAGCTGCGGAAGGGTATCTCGCACTGGGGATGCCCGACCACGCACTGCGAGAGCTAGACGCCATTGCTGATCCATCGCTCGACCTGTTTGGTATCTGGATCTTCCGGGGCGAAGCGTTGAGGATGAAGCTGGAGCATCGATTGGCGCTTGACGCCTTTCGAAAGGCCCATCTCTGTAGTCCGACCGAATTGACGGCCTTGATGGGGATGGCCTGGTGTTTCAAGCGGATCGATCAGCTTGCCCAGGCGATCGACACGATGAAGCTGGCGTATCAGTTCCACAAGATGGAACCCGTCGTGCTCTACAATCTGGCTTGCTACTACGCGTTGGCCGGTGAAAAAGAAAATGCACTCTCGTGGTTGGGGCGATCCTTGCGAATGGATCACGATCATAAGCTGCTCAGTCAGATCCCGAATGAATCCGATTTTGATCTCTTGCGTCACGATGTTGATTTTCAGCATTTGCTGGAGTTGATCAGCAGTCAAAAGGCGTGA
- the hslU gene encoding ATP-dependent protease ATPase subunit HslU, with translation MRNMTPRQIVAELDQHIVGQDKAKRAVAIALRNRWRWQQLPEDDRREITPKNIIMIGPTGVGKTEITRRLAKLIGSPFVKVEATRFTEVGYVGRDVESMIRELVDAAINLVKQKRRGEVETDAVKNVEERLLDLLVPHEPRPIPIEGTADAQEADDHEARHARTREKFRQMLRSGALDERQVELTIAQRKMPMQVFSNMGLEQMDTDFQQMFERLIPKQTKDRKVTVKEAKRILLEQETEALLDKDAIHDEALQLAESSGIVFLDEIDKICTSGEGGRGSTDVSRQGVQRDLLPIVEGATVNTRYGSLKTDHILFIAAGAFHSSRPADLMPELQGRFPIRVELDELTRFDFLRILTEPSASITRQYQQLLGVDGMQITFTEEGLEEIAEVAWRVNQSTQNIGARRLHTIMERLLERLSFEGPDSTVTSIEIDRPFVKRQLEEISRDEDLSKFIL, from the coding sequence ATGCGCAATATGACACCGCGGCAAATTGTAGCGGAACTGGATCAACATATTGTCGGGCAAGACAAGGCCAAGCGCGCCGTCGCGATCGCACTGCGAAATCGCTGGCGTTGGCAGCAACTTCCCGAGGACGACCGTCGCGAGATTACTCCGAAAAACATCATCATGATCGGACCGACAGGGGTCGGAAAAACCGAGATCACCCGACGTCTGGCGAAGCTCATTGGTTCACCGTTCGTCAAAGTCGAGGCAACACGCTTCACAGAAGTCGGATATGTCGGCCGTGATGTCGAGAGCATGATTCGCGAATTGGTCGATGCGGCCATCAATCTGGTCAAACAAAAGCGTCGCGGCGAAGTCGAAACAGATGCCGTCAAGAATGTGGAAGAACGCCTGCTGGACCTGCTTGTCCCACACGAACCGCGCCCGATTCCGATTGAAGGAACCGCCGACGCCCAAGAGGCAGACGATCATGAGGCACGTCACGCGCGCACACGAGAGAAGTTCCGACAGATGCTGCGAAGCGGCGCTCTCGACGAACGCCAAGTCGAATTGACGATTGCCCAGCGAAAAATGCCGATGCAGGTCTTTTCAAATATGGGCCTCGAGCAGATGGATACAGACTTTCAGCAGATGTTCGAACGACTGATTCCCAAGCAAACCAAAGACCGCAAAGTCACTGTGAAAGAGGCCAAACGAATCCTGCTCGAACAGGAGACCGAGGCACTTCTGGACAAAGACGCCATTCATGACGAAGCCCTGCAACTTGCCGAAAGCAGCGGAATTGTGTTCCTGGACGAGATCGACAAGATTTGTACTTCAGGCGAAGGAGGCCGCGGCAGCACCGACGTAAGCCGTCAGGGAGTGCAGCGAGACCTGCTGCCGATCGTGGAAGGCGCAACTGTCAACACTCGATATGGGTCACTGAAGACAGACCATATCCTGTTCATCGCGGCGGGGGCATTTCATTCGTCCAGGCCCGCGGATCTGATGCCAGAACTGCAAGGGCGATTTCCCATTCGTGTCGAATTGGATGAACTGACACGATTCGATTTTCTGCGAATCCTGACCGAGCCGTCTGCTTCGATCACACGGCAGTACCAGCAGTTGCTGGGGGTGGATGGAATGCAGATCACATTCACTGAAGAAGGACTCGAAGAAATCGCCGAAGTCGCCTGGCGTGTGAATCAGTCCACCCAGAATATCGGCGCTCGTCGGCTGCACACGATCATGGAACGACTGCTCGAACGGTTGAGCTTTGAAGGTCCTGATTCAACCGTGACGTCGATTGAGATTGATCGGCCCTTCGTCAAACGGCAACTCGAGGAAATCAGTCGGGATGAAGATCTGAGTAAGTTCATCCTGTAG
- a CDS encoding WD40/YVTN/BNR-like repeat-containing protein, which translates to MSSVRVLVGTRKGAFILSSDGKREKWEVNGPFFGGWEVYHLKGSPVDPNRIYASQSSSWHGQVIQRSSDGGVTWEAVGNKFAYHGDTGTHQWYDGTPHPWEFKRVWHLEPSLVDPDTVYAGVEDAALFRTTDGGQNWHELSGLRGHGSGSRWQPGAGGMCLHTILLDPKNHNRIFIAISAAGAFRSDDAGATWKPINRGLRSQYIPDPVAEVGHCVHRIAMHPSRPDTLFMQKHWDVMRSDNGGDQWQEVSGNLPTDFGFVIDVHAHEPETIYVIPIKSDAEHYPPDGRLRVYRSRTGGNDWEPLTNGLPQSHCYVNVLRDGMAVDSLDSCGIYFGTTGGQVYASPDAGETWSAIVRDLPPVVSVEVQTLP; encoded by the coding sequence ATGAGCTCGGTACGAGTGCTGGTTGGTACGCGCAAGGGAGCGTTCATTCTGTCCTCAGACGGAAAACGCGAGAAATGGGAGGTGAACGGCCCATTCTTTGGGGGATGGGAAGTCTACCACCTCAAAGGATCTCCCGTTGATCCCAATCGGATCTACGCGTCGCAGTCAAGCAGTTGGCACGGGCAAGTGATCCAGCGCTCGAGCGACGGTGGAGTCACGTGGGAGGCGGTGGGCAACAAGTTCGCCTATCACGGTGATACGGGAACTCATCAGTGGTATGACGGCACACCCCATCCGTGGGAATTCAAACGTGTATGGCATCTCGAACCGTCCCTGGTGGATCCGGACACAGTCTATGCCGGAGTCGAAGACGCGGCCCTCTTCCGCACGACGGATGGCGGGCAGAATTGGCATGAACTGTCTGGCCTGCGAGGGCACGGTTCTGGCTCACGCTGGCAACCAGGGGCAGGGGGGATGTGTCTGCACACGATCTTACTTGATCCGAAAAATCACAACCGAATCTTTATCGCAATCTCGGCCGCCGGAGCATTCCGTTCCGACGACGCCGGCGCGACCTGGAAGCCAATCAATCGTGGATTGCGGTCACAGTATATTCCCGATCCCGTCGCCGAGGTGGGGCACTGTGTTCACCGAATCGCCATGCATCCGTCGCGGCCCGATACTTTATTCATGCAGAAACATTGGGACGTGATGCGCAGCGACAACGGCGGCGATCAGTGGCAGGAAGTCAGTGGCAATCTACCGACCGACTTTGGTTTCGTCATTGACGTTCACGCGCATGAACCCGAAACGATTTATGTCATTCCAATCAAAAGCGATGCCGAGCACTATCCGCCAGACGGTCGACTTCGCGTTTACCGCAGTCGCACGGGTGGAAACGATTGGGAGCCGTTGACGAACGGTTTGCCCCAAAGCCACTGCTACGTCAACGTTTTGCGGGACGGAATGGCCGTTGATTCACTCGACTCTTGCGGGATCTATTTTGGAACGACGGGTGGACAGGTCTATGCATCGCCCGATGCCGGCGAAACCTGGTCCGCGATCGTCCGTGATCTGCCGCCCGTAGTCTCTGTTGAGGTTCAGACGCTGCCATGA
- a CDS encoding SRPBCC family protein, with protein sequence MTLPLVIVSVLSLMAVVLAVIIATRPDTYRVERTEQVHAPCDVVFRIINDLKQWRRWSPYDKRDPEMKVKWSGADQGPGAIYDWNGNKDVGEGRLTIVDSKPNEYVAMKLEISRPFKCENDVKFALVPNSDGTRVSWILDGKNNLISKAFSLIVSMDKMVGKDFEEGLSKLNSIAQSDVEGLK encoded by the coding sequence GTGACACTTCCCTTGGTGATCGTGAGTGTTCTGAGTCTCATGGCGGTCGTGTTGGCGGTCATCATCGCGACGCGCCCTGACACCTATCGAGTCGAACGAACCGAACAGGTTCACGCTCCGTGCGATGTCGTTTTTCGCATCATCAATGACCTCAAGCAATGGCGACGCTGGTCGCCGTACGACAAGCGTGATCCCGAGATGAAAGTGAAATGGAGTGGAGCGGATCAGGGACCCGGAGCCATTTACGACTGGAACGGGAACAAGGATGTTGGCGAAGGTCGTCTGACGATTGTCGACAGCAAACCGAACGAGTACGTCGCGATGAAGCTCGAGATCTCGCGGCCGTTCAAATGCGAAAATGATGTTAAGTTTGCGCTCGTTCCGAACAGTGACGGAACGCGAGTTAGTTGGATTTTGGATGGAAAAAACAATCTGATTTCAAAGGCTTTCAGCCTGATTGTGAGCATGGATAAGATGGTCGGAAAAGATTTTGAAGAGGGTCTCTCAAAACTCAATTCCATTGCTCAGTCCGATGTCGAGGGACTGAAGTAA
- the ruvA gene encoding Holliday junction branch migration protein RuvA: protein MITRITGKLVRLGEAEARIDVGAFEYEVFVPEFVRRQLQASLGHDVSLKTIQYLEGNPQQGRLTPRLVGFLSEAELEFFELVCSVDGMGVKKTLRSMVRPVREVAEAIEEQNVKELSLLPGIGPAMSERIVAKLRRRMAKFALMVAKEFPEAKIADKGVLGEALEALISLGFNSVEAREKIDAVTDGKTKFKTVEDVILAIYQQEKS from the coding sequence GTGATCACTCGTATTACAGGCAAGCTCGTTCGACTCGGGGAAGCAGAAGCGCGCATCGACGTTGGCGCGTTCGAGTATGAGGTCTTTGTCCCTGAGTTTGTCCGGCGACAGCTTCAAGCGTCGTTGGGACACGACGTCAGTCTGAAGACGATCCAGTATCTTGAAGGAAACCCGCAGCAAGGGCGGCTGACGCCACGGCTGGTCGGGTTTCTGAGTGAAGCGGAGTTGGAATTCTTCGAACTGGTCTGTTCCGTGGACGGCATGGGCGTCAAGAAGACTCTGCGCTCCATGGTCCGCCCCGTTCGAGAAGTTGCCGAAGCGATCGAAGAGCAGAACGTGAAGGAACTCAGCCTGCTGCCAGGAATCGGGCCAGCGATGAGCGAGCGAATTGTTGCCAAGCTGCGGCGGCGAATGGCCAAGTTTGCGCTGATGGTTGCCAAAGAGTTTCCGGAAGCCAAAATCGCGGACAAGGGTGTACTGGGTGAAGCGCTCGAAGCACTCATCAGTCTGGGTTTCAATTCGGTCGAAGCGCGTGAGAAGATCGACGCTGTCACGGATGGAAAAACGAAATTCAAAACGGTTGAAGACGTGATCCTGGCGATCTACCAGCAGGAAAAGAGCTGA
- a CDS encoding SRPBCC family protein, translating into MVERKQLDDRSDECEFRISRVIAAPRQMVFEAWTNPAHLVRWWGPRGFVNPVCEMDVRPGGEHRIVMRAPDGVDYPIKGVFLQVVELERLVMTLDLSEHPSEWHDLIRPNRKPGDDNPVGQLVQSVTFEDVDGKTHLTIQTRFQSAAIRDAMLKMGMQQGWSESLDRLEGEIVRMTNPAFERTARESAATVSGRSLLVRVRRRFSASAETVFDAWLNPAGVGSWLFATPGGVMVLIEMDARIGGEFTVVEKRGDVLAEHFGRYLVINRPNQLAFTFTTDKSEKPSRVSIVIEPRADGCELTLTHEIEAKWLDYVDRVDSGWSRMLDELSNQLKTQV; encoded by the coding sequence TTGGTAGAAAGAAAGCAACTTGACGACCGATCCGATGAATGCGAGTTCCGAATCTCGCGCGTCATCGCCGCCCCGCGACAGATGGTCTTCGAGGCCTGGACGAATCCCGCGCATCTGGTGCGCTGGTGGGGACCGCGTGGTTTTGTAAATCCGGTCTGTGAAATGGATGTGCGGCCTGGCGGCGAGCATCGAATTGTCATGCGCGCACCGGATGGCGTTGATTATCCCATCAAGGGTGTGTTTCTCCAAGTTGTTGAGCTGGAGCGACTGGTGATGACGCTCGATCTTTCCGAGCATCCATCCGAATGGCACGACTTAATAAGGCCGAATCGGAAACCAGGCGATGACAACCCGGTGGGGCAGCTCGTGCAGTCGGTGACATTTGAGGATGTGGATGGCAAAACGCATCTGACGATTCAGACGCGATTCCAGTCTGCAGCCATTCGAGATGCGATGCTGAAAATGGGCATGCAGCAAGGATGGTCGGAAAGTCTGGATCGTCTCGAGGGGGAAATCGTGCGGATGACCAATCCCGCATTCGAGCGCACCGCGCGAGAATCCGCCGCGACGGTCAGTGGTCGTTCCTTGCTTGTCAGGGTTCGCCGTCGTTTTTCGGCAAGCGCGGAGACTGTCTTCGATGCCTGGCTGAACCCGGCGGGTGTCGGAAGTTGGCTCTTTGCCACCCCCGGCGGTGTGATGGTCCTGATTGAAATGGATGCACGGATTGGTGGCGAATTCACCGTTGTGGAAAAACGCGGAGATGTGTTGGCCGAGCACTTTGGGCGGTATCTCGTAATCAATCGTCCGAATCAGTTGGCCTTTACTTTCACGACCGACAAATCCGAGAAGCCTTCGCGAGTCTCGATCGTGATCGAGCCGAGGGCCGATGGTTGTGAACTGACCTTGACCCACGAAATCGAGGCGAAGTGGTTGGACTATGTTGACCGAGTCGATTCAGGCTGGTCACGGATGTTGGATGAGCTTTCGAATCAACTCAAGACACAAGTCTGA
- a CDS encoding 3-keto-disaccharide hydrolase, giving the protein MCNAVTSEMTMIRKLLLLVSCVAGVLSNLTAADIPVTAPAETAGMQSLFNGKDLTGWNGDPRLWSVKDGVLRGETTEANVANGNTFIIWKEGRTKDFELRLSFRSNATNNSGIQYRSKHITDASAKNAWVVRGYQHEIRNEIHFPNVSGFVYDEGGKRGRICLVGEEIVWDKEGKHVKKSDLIDEAAFQKLFKLDDWNDVVIIGEGHRVRHYLNGRLIMAFEDHEPDLALTDGILALQLHAGKPMWVEFKNIRILEIK; this is encoded by the coding sequence ATGTGCAACGCTGTGACTTCGGAGATGACAATGATCCGCAAACTTCTGCTGCTGGTTTCGTGTGTGGCTGGTGTTTTGTCGAATTTGACCGCGGCGGACATTCCTGTCACGGCTCCTGCTGAAACGGCTGGCATGCAGTCGCTCTTCAACGGCAAGGATTTGACGGGTTGGAACGGCGATCCGCGCCTCTGGAGCGTCAAGGACGGCGTGCTTCGCGGTGAAACGACGGAAGCGAACGTTGCCAACGGAAATACGTTCATCATTTGGAAAGAAGGCCGTACGAAAGACTTCGAATTGCGATTGTCGTTTCGTTCGAACGCAACGAACAATTCAGGGATTCAATATCGGTCGAAGCACATCACCGATGCCAGCGCGAAGAATGCATGGGTGGTCCGTGGTTATCAGCACGAAATTCGCAACGAGATTCATTTTCCGAATGTGTCGGGCTTCGTGTATGACGAAGGGGGCAAACGCGGTCGCATCTGCCTGGTCGGAGAAGAAATTGTCTGGGACAAAGAGGGAAAGCACGTCAAGAAGTCGGATCTGATTGATGAAGCTGCTTTCCAGAAGTTGTTCAAGCTCGACGATTGGAATGATGTCGTGATCATTGGTGAAGGGCATCGCGTTCGACATTATTTAAACGGTCGGCTGATCATGGCCTTCGAAGATCACGAACCCGATCTGGCACTGACGGACGGAATCCTGGCCTTGCAATTGCACGCCGGCAAGCCGATGTGGGTCGAATTCAAGAACATCCGCATTCTCGAAATCAAATAA
- a CDS encoding DoxX family protein yields the protein MSSMETPPRPSMALVWVGRVVSTLPVLMLIMSASMKFLKPPPLIEGLAKFGYPESLAFGLGVTESLCTLLYVIPQTSVLGAILLTGYLGGATATHVRIGDPFLAPVILGVMVWAGLWLRSPRLRSLIPILRRDPR from the coding sequence ATGTCGTCAATGGAAACGCCCCCGCGCCCCTCAATGGCTTTGGTCTGGGTAGGCCGAGTCGTCAGTACGCTTCCGGTGCTGATGTTGATCATGAGTGCGAGCATGAAGTTCTTGAAACCCCCGCCCCTGATCGAAGGGCTGGCGAAGTTTGGGTATCCCGAAAGTTTGGCATTCGGACTGGGGGTCACCGAAAGTTTATGCACGTTGCTCTACGTCATTCCGCAGACATCGGTTCTCGGGGCGATCCTATTGACGGGGTATCTTGGTGGTGCGACGGCCACGCATGTGCGAATCGGTGATCCGTTTCTTGCTCCTGTGATTTTGGGTGTGATGGTCTGGGCCGGGCTCTGGTTGAGGTCCCCCCGATTGCGATCACTGATTCCAATTCTTCGCCGCGATCCACGCTAG